The DNA region TTGTAATGTAGGATAAAGCATTACACACAGAGGAAATAACTCTTCTTGGATAGCAGCGAGACTTCCTTCCAAAGCACATACCCATAAATATACTTGAAACATTTCCACATCGCGGATGCTAGATACTTTGACTATGGGATCACTCAAGAACCCAGACATAGAGTGATACTTTGGAAAAAGCTCAATTATCCTTTGGCGAACGTTATAAGCAATTTGGGTGCTATTTGGTAATAGGGTTTGCACTGTGGATATTACAGGGGAATCATAATCATGTGTAGCTGCTGCTTGATAAGCACGTTGCAGTGGCATATACAAGTGATCATCAATGACTTTAAAGTATGCACCAACTAATTTTTGTTCCATCGGTTTAAGCTCTTCTTTTAGCATTTCACTAGTGTAATGAAACTGCATACTCACAAAGCCAATTAGTCTAGGATCAATACTTGTGTATTTCTGTCTGATTGCTCCTATATCCGCACTAATTACCGTAGCTAATTTCTCTGGGCCTACCTGTTGAGTATAAACTTCCAAAGCCTGTTGATCAAGTAGATCAGCTTCTTGATCTAGTTTCATTACCAAGGAAAGAGGGCGTGATGATGTTTGTTGAGTGTATACATTTAAAGCTTTTTGGTAAATCCTAAAAGAATCTGCCGCAATGTCCCAAGGATTAATGATGTTAGGATCAATACCGTGCTGCTTAACTTCCTCTGATAACAGAAATTCGGTTTTACCCCACGCTTTGGCGCTGATAGACCGTAAAGACAGCATGATTTTTTGAGCAGTTTTCTCTCGTCCCCTTGGCGAAACTATCTCTGACAAACTGAGATGCTCGCCAGATTCTTGGCTGCTAGTATTAATATCGAGGCTTTTGACATACTTACTAGCCCATTGCTGTGCTAAAGATTCAACAGACTTATGAGATTCTATTTCGGACACTACTTTGAAATTATTTGCTAATTAGTTTTCAGTATATATTCAGTGATTATACAGCAAATCTAGTACCCAATTTTTTGCAATTTTTTGATTTTATTTCCTGGTTTAAGCGTTTCTAGGACAGAATTAGATATATAGGCTTTAGCTTGCATTTATAATTGTACTACCTGCCATTAATAAACCAATTTCCTCAATAGTTGCTGATTGTGCATCCAAAATATCAACAAACTCGCCTTTATATATGACAGCAATGCGATCGCTCATCGCCATTACTTCCTCTAACTCAGTGGAAATATACAAAATACCCGCCCCTCGTTCCCTCTCTCTTAACAATTTTGTATGTACTACCTCTGTCGCACCTACATCTAATCCCCTCGTAGGTTGCATAGCAATAATTAACTTTGGTTCTCCTGCTAATTCTCTTGCTAAAACTACCTTTTGTTGATTTCCTCCTGATAAATTACTTACCTTTACATCTTTACTATTCATCCGCATATCAAATGCTTCTATTGCCGCTTGAGCATTATTTTTAATAGCTTGTTTTTCTAATAAAAAATGGCGAACAAATGGTATTTTCCTGAAACTCTTTAAAATTAGATTTTCTCCAATAGTAAACTGTAATACCAACCCCATTTTCTGCCTATCTTCTGGGATATAACCAATTTTTAAACCCTGATCACTTGCTGGATTATACCCAATTTTACCTTGTTTAATATTTCGCAAACCTGCAATAGCATCTGCTAATTCTCGCTGTCCATTTCCATCTACTCCTGCAACTCCTAAAATCTCCCCTTCCCGCAGTTGAAAAGAAATATTATGAACGGCATTTATCCCCCGATCATCTGCAACTTGTAAATTTTCTACCGATAATAATAATCTTCCCAAAGATGCGGGAGATTTTTGCAAATGCAAAACAACTTCCCGCCCTACCATTAATTCAGCTAACTCCTGATTTGTAGTAGTTTTAGTATTTGTTGTTGCCACAACTTTACCCCGACGTAATACAGTTACTGTATCACACAAATTCATTACTTCGGTTAATTTGTGACTAATAAAAATAATCGTATTTCCCCGATCCGCAAGTTGACGCAAAATCGCAATTAATGTTGTTACTTCTTGAGGTGTTAGCACTGCTGTTGGTTCATCGAGAATCAACAATTTTGCTTGACGATAGAGAACTTTAAGAATTTCTACCCGTTGTTGTATTCCTACTGGTAAATCTTCAACTTTAGCATTCGGGTTAATTTCTAATTGATATGCTTGCGATAAAGCTGATATTTCTTGTTGTTTTTGCCGTAAATTTAAACGCCATGTTTTTTCAGTCCCTAAAATAATATTTTCTGTCACTGTTAATTTGGGTACAAGCATAAAATGTTGGTAAATCATGCCAATACCCAATTTAATCGCTTCTTTAGGTGAAGTAATGTTTACAGGCTTTTCTTCTAGATATATTTGCCCAGAATCTGGTTGATAAATCCCACTAATAATATTCATCAACGTTGTTTTACCTGCGCCATTTTCACCTAAAATTCCATGAATTTTACCAGCTTCAACAGATAAATTAATATTATCATTAGCAACAAATGAACCAAAGCATTTAGTAATATTTTCTAAGCGGAGATATATCATTTTGCTAGGACTTAAAAAAAATCATCCAATTATAATTTCTCATTATCTCGTTCCCATACAGAGTATGGGAATGAATTTTAGAAGGCTCTGCCTTCCGTTAAAGCAGAGGCTTTGCCTCTGTGATCACATTCCCAGTCTCAGACTGGGAACGAGATAACGATATAAACCAAACCATGTAATTAAAAATTATCAAACTTGTGTTTTCTGCACACAACGGGTATCTTTACCACCTTCTTTACATGATGCAAAGGTAATTTTTTTATCGACGATTTCCTGTTTTCTAGCCATCACTTTTTCTTTCACTGCTTCTGGAAGCATTTCCCCAAATTTACCTAGAGATAATATTTCTGGTTGTTCAAAACCAATAGTATAAATTTGTCCTTTCAACTGTTTCTTTTGGGCTAATTCTGCTAAATAAGTAATGGCTAAATCTAGTCGCTTAACCGCACTTGTTAAAACAGCTTTAGGAGCAACAGCCAACTGATCTTTTGTATTACCAAAAGCATAAACACCTTTGTCACTCGCGGTTTGCAAAACTGCGGCTGAAGCTGTATCTAGCCATTGAAAAATTACATCGTTTCCCGCAGAAATCAAAGCTAAAGTAGCTTCTTTACCCTTAGATACATCACTCCAATCACCAGTAAAAGTAGAAGTAATTTGGATATTTGGGTTAATAGATTTTGCACCTAATTCAAAGCCGCGTAATTCTTGCTGTGTGGCTTCAAATTCTTGTCCAGCAATGTAAGCTAATTTGTTAGATTTAGTGACAGAAGCACCGATAATTCCACATAAATAACTAGCTTGGAGATGATCTATTCGCAAAGCAGCAATATTATCGCCTTTGATAGAACCGTTAACAGCCACAAAGAAAGTATTAGGAAATTGGGAAGCAACTTGTTCTATCGCTGCATCAAATTGTCCACCGTGAGCAAATACTACATTATATCCTTTACGAGCAAAATCTGTTAATACTTCCGCTTGATCTGCTTGGGAGACGTTTTCCACATAAGCAATATCTGCACCTAGCTTTTGTTTTGCTAAGTTCACACCTTCATAACCAGATTGATTCCAAGCTTGATCTGTGATGATTCCAGGAAGAGCGATAGCTATTTTCAAACCTTCATTACCACTGGCCGCTGTCGGGGTTGGGTTGGGATTATTAGCGCAAGCTTTCAGCAGCAAGCTAGTACCTAATGTTCCTGAACTATACCAAAGAAATTTACGCCGATTTAACTTTAACACCATAGTTCATCCTCACATACACAACTTGAGTTATTTAAATACTTTAAAGGTCTGAGCGTTATTTTAAAAAAAATTGTCTGATTTTTTGCTAATTTTGACTAAAGGCAGATTAACAGCAAGTAAAAATGATCTAGTAATAGAAATAAGTATAAGTAGGTGGGAAGAGAAAAACCGTAGATGCGGAGCGGCTTCTCGAAGAGTAGTATGTAACCAAAAGTAAAATTGCCCAAAACTTCTTCTCTGTTCCCTGTTCCCTGTTCCCTGTTCCCTTGTCATAACGACAATTTTTAACGCCAACCTACTTAAAGTGAAATAGAAAACATGAGTAGAGTAATTCCAAAGAATTCTTACGTGTCACCCTTGCCATATCTATGATCATAGCTGGAGTCACGCACTTTGCCTTTCCTGAACCCTACGTCAAAATTGTACCTTCACAACTTCCGGCACCTTTAGAATTAGTTTATCTAAGTGGTTTTTATGAAATTCTGGGCGGGATTGGGTTATTCGTGCCACCTCTGAGTCAAGCGGCCGCTTGG from Anabaena sphaerica FACHB-251 includes:
- a CDS encoding ABC transporter ATP-binding protein, coding for MIYLRLENITKCFGSFVANDNINLSVEAGKIHGILGENGAGKTTLMNIISGIYQPDSGQIYLEEKPVNITSPKEAIKLGIGMIYQHFMLVPKLTVTENIILGTEKTWRLNLRQKQQEISALSQAYQLEINPNAKVEDLPVGIQQRVEILKVLYRQAKLLILDEPTAVLTPQEVTTLIAILRQLADRGNTIIFISHKLTEVMNLCDTVTVLRRGKVVATTNTKTTTNQELAELMVGREVVLHLQKSPASLGRLLLSVENLQVADDRGINAVHNISFQLREGEILGVAGVDGNGQRELADAIAGLRNIKQGKIGYNPASDQGLKIGYIPEDRQKMGLVLQFTIGENLILKSFRKIPFVRHFLLEKQAIKNNAQAAIEAFDMRMNSKDVKVSNLSGGNQQKVVLARELAGEPKLIIAMQPTRGLDVGATEVVHTKLLRERERGAGILYISTELEEVMAMSDRIAVIYKGEFVDILDAQSATIEEIGLLMAGSTIINAS
- a CDS encoding BMP family protein codes for the protein MVLKLNRRKFLWYSSGTLGTSLLLKACANNPNPTPTAASGNEGLKIAIALPGIITDQAWNQSGYEGVNLAKQKLGADIAYVENVSQADQAEVLTDFARKGYNVVFAHGGQFDAAIEQVASQFPNTFFVAVNGSIKGDNIAALRIDHLQASYLCGIIGASVTKSNKLAYIAGQEFEATQQELRGFELGAKSINPNIQITSTFTGDWSDVSKGKEATLALISAGNDVIFQWLDTASAAVLQTASDKGVYAFGNTKDQLAVAPKAVLTSAVKRLDLAITYLAELAQKKQLKGQIYTIGFEQPEILSLGKFGEMLPEAVKEKVMARKQEIVDKKITFASCKEGGKDTRCVQKTQV